One genomic segment of Campylobacter sp. includes these proteins:
- a CDS encoding L-seryl-tRNA selenium transferase, with translation MKKTLIFTLLLSFLFLGCSTKRQYFEPSDENITGDMKFNGSLPSEIVAVSKDGATLKDGEVISKNGLVKNFKVLKSEKFLGEYDGNFVVTDINGTLKVVSGTGAVKFEKALGRQALSANIRGDDLALVMSDDSIMLIKLSSSAVVLDHKVGDAFAIDSRVASPLFINQLIAYPALDGLVSIAENVGGRSARDFVVSNQPFFNNIIALENKGDNLYAVTATRLMLVSPTGNKNHNVDIKDVIFSGDRIYLFLKDGRVELLDRGLNLIKSRKFTFAQFSGALLSGGYLYIIERNGYVIRVDENLEGQAIYELNGEFEDKSFIAGSSFYYDDKILNFDAR, from the coding sequence ATGAAAAAAACGCTGATATTTACGCTTTTGCTATCGTTTTTATTTTTAGGCTGCTCGACGAAGCGCCAGTATTTCGAACCTAGCGACGAAAACATCACAGGCGATATGAAATTTAACGGCTCGCTGCCGTCGGAAATCGTAGCGGTTAGTAAAGATGGCGCTACGCTAAAAGACGGCGAAGTCATCTCTAAAAACGGATTGGTGAAAAATTTCAAAGTCCTAAAAAGTGAAAAATTTTTAGGTGAATATGACGGAAATTTCGTCGTAACTGACATCAATGGTACGCTTAAAGTAGTTAGTGGCACAGGCGCCGTAAAATTTGAAAAAGCCCTCGGCAGACAAGCGCTCAGTGCAAATATACGCGGCGATGATTTGGCTTTAGTAATGAGTGATGACTCGATTATGCTTATCAAGCTAAGCTCGAGCGCAGTGGTACTCGATCATAAAGTAGGCGATGCATTCGCAATCGATTCGCGCGTGGCGTCACCGCTATTTATCAACCAACTTATCGCTTATCCTGCGTTAGACGGACTAGTCAGCATCGCAGAAAACGTAGGCGGGCGCTCGGCACGCGATTTCGTCGTGAGCAACCAGCCGTTTTTTAACAACATTATCGCCTTAGAAAACAAGGGCGATAACCTTTATGCCGTAACTGCCACTAGGCTAATGCTGGTAAGTCCTACGGGCAATAAAAACCATAACGTAGACATCAAAGACGTGATTTTTAGCGGCGATAGAATTTATCTTTTCTTAAAAGACGGCAGAGTCGAGCTACTCGATCGCGGGCTAAATTTGATCAAATCGCGCAAATTCACCTTCGCACAGTTTAGCGGCGCGCTACTTAGCGGCGGCTATTTGTATATCATCGAGCGTAATGGCTACGTCATCCGCGTGGACGAAAATTTAGAAGGCCAGGCGATCTACGAGCTAAATGGCGAGTTCGAGGATAAGTCCTTTATCGCAGGCAGCTCGTTTTACTACGACGATAAAATTTTAAATTTTGATGCTAGATAA
- a CDS encoding type III pantothenate kinase — MLLCDVGNSRVKFYKGGVTQSMPVAEFMRYEPKERIFFISVNDSVKKKLKNPLFVDLAPHFELKTAYRGLGIDRIAACSAVTTGVVVDAGSAITVDLMFKSSHLGGFIMPGIGTLLKSFASIAPVLDVTLSTNIDLDPLPQKTASAVNYGILKPIVLTIENIAGNNKIYFTGGDGAYLMRYFRNSIYEKDLIFKSMVSLIAKKGLA; from the coding sequence ATGCTTTTGTGTGACGTAGGAAATTCCAGGGTTAAATTTTATAAAGGCGGCGTAACGCAAAGTATGCCCGTAGCGGAGTTTATGCGGTACGAGCCGAAGGAGCGAATTTTTTTCATTAGCGTCAATGATAGCGTGAAAAAAAAGCTGAAAAACCCTCTGTTTGTTGATCTGGCCCCGCACTTTGAGCTAAAAACCGCCTACCGCGGACTTGGGATCGACCGCATAGCGGCGTGCTCGGCGGTGACGACGGGCGTCGTCGTCGATGCGGGCAGCGCGATCACCGTAGATTTGATGTTTAAAAGCTCACACCTAGGCGGATTTATAATGCCTGGTATCGGCACGCTTTTAAAATCTTTCGCGAGCATCGCGCCGGTGCTGGACGTGACGCTTTCAACCAATATCGATCTGGATCCGCTGCCGCAAAAGACCGCAAGCGCCGTAAACTACGGGATTTTAAAGCCGATAGTGCTTACGATCGAAAACATCGCGGGCAATAATAAAATTTACTTCACGGGCGGCGACGGAGCCTATCTAATGCGGTATTTTCGCAACTCGATCTACGAAAAGGATCTGATCTTTAAATCGATGGTAAGCTTGATCGCAAAAAAGGGGCTCGCATGA
- the hisG gene encoding ATP phosphoribosyltransferase, with protein sequence MITIALPKSRIADDTLKIFKTIFGLDFAFEDRKLIMQEGDFKFLYVRNQDIPTYVMGGAADIGVVGLDVLEEHRPDVLTLLDLKIGKCRVCVGVHAGTQLNYGAPSLKIATKMPNITREYFASKAVAVNIIKLYGSIELAPLIGLADAIVDVVETGATMKQNGLQPAETIMQSSAHLIANKNSFVLKRDEILNLRDKLARTIA encoded by the coding sequence ATGATAACCATAGCGCTACCGAAAAGCCGCATAGCCGACGATACGCTCAAAATTTTCAAAACCATCTTCGGGCTTGATTTCGCCTTTGAGGATCGCAAACTCATAATGCAAGAGGGCGATTTTAAATTCCTCTACGTCCGCAACCAAGATATCCCTACTTACGTTATGGGCGGTGCGGCGGATATCGGCGTAGTGGGGCTTGACGTGCTTGAGGAGCACCGCCCAGACGTACTTACGCTGCTCGATCTTAAAATCGGAAAATGCCGCGTCTGCGTGGGCGTACATGCGGGCACTCAGCTAAACTACGGCGCTCCGAGCCTAAAAATCGCTACGAAAATGCCCAACATCACTCGCGAATACTTCGCCTCGAAAGCGGTCGCCGTAAATATCATCAAACTCTACGGCTCGATAGAGCTCGCCCCGCTCATAGGGCTTGCCGACGCTATCGTCGATGTCGTAGAGACCGGCGCTACGATGAAACAAAACGGGCTGCAGCCCGCAGAAACCATAATGCAAAGCTCCGCGCACCTCATCGCCAACAAAAACAGCTTCGTACTAAAACGCGATGAAATTTTAAACCTGCGAGATAAACTAGCCCGCACGATCGCCTAA